A genomic window from Chlorobium phaeobacteroides DSM 266 includes:
- a CDS encoding DUF4019 domain-containing protein — protein MTMQSAFEHKKSAMEIVTCMFDKEGAWRAAGYSIK, from the coding sequence ATGACCATGCAATCGGCATTCGAGCACAAGAAATCAGCCATGGAAATCGTAACATGCATGTTCGACAAAGAAGGCGCATGGCGGGCCGCAGGATACTCTATCAAATAA
- a CDS encoding NADH:flavin oxidoreductase, translated as MRQDIFGSAVISGIRLQNRLIRSATHESMAESSGAPSAAHEKLYTSLARSGVGAVITGYAGVQQDGRTNYPGMLMMHHDSLIPAYRKLADAVHRHGTPIILQLAHCGRQTRSAVTGMKTVAPSALKDRFFNEERPQALGEQEIEAIISNFVSAAGRAVSAGFDGVQLHMAHGYLLAEFLSGYTNRRKDRWGGSTENKFRIVAEILRRIHNEQGDFPVLAKINGFDQRPGGMRGEEAVDIARLLEASGCSAIEVSSGTIEEGLSIMRGPKLPVEPILACNFRFKSMPVPLKKVLAPLLPLVMPFPDLIRNYNLEVARAIKKAVSIPVIAVGGIHTMEDISAVLVSGAADFVAMSRPFIIEPDIVRKLREGSQTESRCIACNYCAIMIEEGPLRCWYGKMPGMQAERRGCVGG; from the coding sequence ACGATCTGCAACGCATGAAAGCATGGCGGAGAGCAGTGGTGCGCCTTCCGCTGCTCATGAAAAGCTTTATACGTCTCTTGCCAGGAGCGGGGTTGGCGCAGTCATTACCGGTTATGCCGGGGTTCAGCAGGACGGACGAACCAATTATCCGGGTATGCTGATGATGCATCATGACAGTCTCATTCCGGCATACAGGAAACTTGCCGATGCGGTTCATCGACACGGTACTCCAATCATTCTGCAGCTTGCTCACTGCGGTCGTCAGACCCGCTCGGCGGTAACCGGCATGAAGACGGTTGCCCCTTCTGCGCTGAAGGATCGTTTTTTCAATGAAGAGCGTCCCCAGGCCCTTGGTGAACAGGAAATAGAGGCGATCATCAGCAACTTTGTTTCAGCAGCCGGTCGGGCGGTAAGCGCCGGTTTTGACGGCGTACAGCTCCATATGGCTCATGGCTATCTGCTTGCGGAGTTTCTTTCCGGTTATACCAATCGACGAAAGGATCGCTGGGGTGGTTCGACAGAGAACAAGTTCCGTATTGTGGCTGAAATATTGCGTCGCATCCACAATGAACAAGGCGATTTTCCCGTGCTGGCCAAAATCAACGGTTTCGATCAGAGGCCCGGCGGGATGAGGGGCGAAGAAGCTGTCGATATTGCCCGGTTGCTCGAAGCATCAGGTTGCTCCGCTATCGAGGTTTCGTCTGGCACGATCGAGGAGGGGTTGTCGATCATGAGAGGGCCGAAGCTGCCGGTTGAACCTATACTTGCCTGTAATTTCAGGTTCAAATCGATGCCGGTGCCGCTGAAAAAAGTTCTCGCACCGCTTCTGCCTCTGGTAATGCCCTTTCCCGACCTCATACGGAACTACAATCTGGAAGTGGCACGAGCCATCAAAAAAGCAGTCTCGATTCCGGTGATTGCCGTCGGGGGCATTCACACCATGGAAGATATTTCGGCAGTGCTCGTCAGTGGAGCTGCTGACTTCGTTGCCATGTCGAGACCGTTCATCATCGAGCCTGACATCGTGCGCAAACTGCGGGAGGGAAGTCAAACGGAATCACGCTGTATCGCTTGCAATTACTGCGCGATCATGATTGAAGAGGGGCCGCTCAGATGCTGGTACGGAAAGATGCCCGGGATGCAGGCCGAACGGCGTGGCTGTGTCGGCGGGTAA
- a CDS encoding DUF4019 domain-containing protein, with amino-acid sequence MRVMWQWRGCLGYRCHESPVDCNDDHGAVLCWFTDAFATGTDKSAVSGAMDLLALIDRGKYAERRKHSSIGFRGAVSEQNRVFSLDGLRKPLSILVRREMVTAQESTGFPERRKAGMWL; translated from the coding sequence ATGAGAGTCATGTGGCAATGGCGAGGTTGCCTGGGTTATCGATGTCATGAGAGTCCTGTTGATTGCAATGATGATCATGGCGCTGTGCTCTGTTGGTTTACGGATGCTTTTGCAACCGGAACTGATAAAAGTGCGGTTTCCGGCGCCATGGATTTGCTTGCTCTGATAGATAGAGGGAAGTATGCTGAACGCCGGAAGCACTCATCGATCGGGTTTCGGGGAGCCGTGTCCGAACAGAACCGGGTCTTTTCTCTGGATGGGTTACGCAAACCTTTGAGCATACTGGTCCGACGCGAAATGGTGACGGCACAGGAGTCGACCGGCTTTCCGGAGCGCCGGAAGGCCGGTATGTGGTTATGA
- a CDS encoding arylamine N-acetyltransferase family protein encodes MKSDNFNLEAYFARIGFEADASADFTTLKGMMRCQLFSVPFENLDVQQGKIVSLVPEEIYRKIVDRKRGGYCYEVNGLFAMALDELGIPYRFVAARPMTYPVRRPRTHMAIVATIDGEQWLCDLGFGSYSIREPVNLNWLDREISQDFEIFKLSKSPEGDYLLQSFVDGAWKNLYEFNLSQQEWVDFEPANYLNSTHPDSIFVQWLMVVLQNSSGKDVLVGERFKSVSHGRTTGWTVKREEIPALLQQQFSLRYDQ; translated from the coding sequence ATGAAATCCGACAATTTCAATCTTGAGGCATATTTCGCCAGAATCGGCTTTGAAGCTGACGCTTCGGCGGATTTTACCACACTCAAAGGCATGATGCGTTGCCAGCTTTTTTCGGTGCCGTTCGAAAATCTTGACGTTCAGCAAGGGAAAATCGTCTCGCTCGTACCGGAAGAGATTTATCGTAAAATCGTTGATCGGAAGAGGGGCGGTTACTGCTATGAGGTGAATGGTCTGTTTGCCATGGCCCTCGATGAGTTGGGTATTCCTTACCGCTTTGTGGCCGCACGCCCGATGACCTATCCTGTCCGCCGGCCCAGAACACATATGGCGATCGTGGCAACGATAGATGGTGAACAGTGGCTTTGTGATCTGGGTTTCGGCAGCTACAGCATACGGGAGCCGGTCAACCTGAACTGGCTTGACCGGGAAATCAGTCAGGATTTCGAAATCTTCAAACTGTCGAAGAGCCCGGAAGGAGACTATCTGTTGCAGTCGTTCGTTGATGGCGCATGGAAAAATCTCTATGAGTTCAATCTCTCTCAGCAGGAGTGGGTGGATTTTGAACCGGCCAACTACCTGAACTCGACGCATCCTGATTCGATTTTTGTCCAGTGGCTGATGGTTGTTCTGCAGAACTCCTCAGGAAAGGATGTGCTTGTCGGCGAGCGCTTCAAATCAGTATCTCATGGCCGTACGACGGGGTGGACGGTCAAACGGGAAGAGATACCGGCGTTATTGCAGCAGCAGTTTTCTCTCCGGTACGATCAATGA